A region from the Tachyglossus aculeatus isolate mTacAcu1 chromosome 5, mTacAcu1.pri, whole genome shotgun sequence genome encodes:
- the ISLR gene encoding immunoglobulin superfamily containing leucine-rich repeat protein has translation MNSLGLLWLGAFLGLASGCPADCDCHRKFSFQIADCAYRDLEAVPSGFLPNVTTLSLSANKLTGLGAAAFVEVPLLQSLWLAYNEISSVEPGALAVLSQVKSIDVSHNRLADFPWGDLHNLSALQLLKMDNNHLVALPQDAFLSLQALRSLQLNHNRFLTIAEGTFDTLTSLSHLQINNNPFNCSCSLLWLKAWAEDTHVSIPERNSIICASPPSLQGVPLARLPPQRCTPPTARVSHRPSLDSAEVQEGWSLALHCATGGHPQPQLQWRIQTPGGTVELRSPNVQRDGRALAGGPMHPRFLAFGNGSLVVPQFSRLEEGTYTCHAENELGHAEGSVNVTLVTAESPLEDLLIRKFQAKREGRKGCSTMDNEVEPLGAEDNIVIIYLSGRGPQKGRAGAPLNIGLWLPLICLALLTI, from the coding sequence ATGAATTCCCTCGGCCTGCTCTGGCTGGGAGCCTTCCTTGGCCTGGCTTCTGGCTGCCCCGCAGATTGCGACTGTCACCGGAAATTCAGCTTCCAGATTGCCGATTGTGCCTACCGAGACCTGGAGGCCGTTCCCTCTGGCTTCCTCCCCAACGTCACCACTCTGAGCCTCTCTGCCAACAAACTCACGGGCTTGGGGGCTGCCGCCTTCGTGGAGGTCCCCCTGCTCCAGTCCCTGTGGCTGGCATACAATGAGATCAGCAGTGTGGAGCCAGGGGCCCTGGCTGTCTTAAGCCAGGTAAAGAGCATCGATGTGAGCCACAACCGGCTCGCCGACTTCCCCTGGGGAGACCTGCACAACCTGAGTGCCCTGCAGCTGCTCAAGATGGACAACAACCACCTGGTGGCATTGCCCCAAGATGCCTTCCTGTCCCTGCAAGCACTGAGGTCGCTCCAGCTCAATCACAACCGGTTCCTCACCATCGCCGAGGGCACGTTCGACACGCTGACCTCACTGTCCCACCTGCAGATCAACAACAACCCGTTCAACTGCTCCTGTAGCCTCCTCTGGCTCAAGGCCTGGGCTGAGGACACCCATGTCTCTATCCCCGAGCGCAACTCCATCATCTGtgcttctccaccctccctccagggGGTCCCCCTGGCACGTCTGCCCCCACAGAGGTGCACTCCTCCGACAGCGCGGGTCTCTCACCGCCCCAGCTTGGACAGTGCTGAGGTCCAGGAGGGCTGGTCCCTGGCACTGCACTGTGCCACCGGTGggcacccccagccccagctccagtgGCGGATCCAGACCCCCGGGGGAACAGTGGAGCTGCGCAGTCCCAATGTTCAGAGAGATGGTCGGGCCCTGGCTGGAGGCCCCATGCACCCCCGTTTCCTGGCCTTTGGGAATGGCAGCCTGGTCGTCCCCCAGTTCAGCCGCCTGGAGGAGGGCACCTACACGTGCCATGCAGAGAACGAGCTGGGGCACGCTGAGGGCTCGGTCAACGTAACCCTGGTGACGGCGGAAAGCCCCCTGGAAGATCTGCTCATTCGGAAGTTTCAGGCTaaaagggagggcaggaagggctGCTCCACCATGGACAATGAAGTGGAGCCCTTGGGTGCCGAAGACAACATCGTCATCATTTACCTGTCTGGACGGGGACCCCAGAAGGGCAGGGCGGGGGCGCCACTAAACATAGGCCTCTGGCTTCCCTTGATCTGCTTGGCCCTCCTGACCATCTAG